AGGAGGGCAATGGCGATTTTAGAAAGGAAACGGTAGAACTTCTAAATTCGTTTCACGCTGAAGTGAAAAAGCCTTTATGCAATTGTCTGATTGATCTTTGTGTCAAACTGAATGTGCCTGAAAGAGCATGCGACCTTCTGGATTTAGGACTGATGCTTGAGATATATACAGATATACAATCCAGATCTCAAAATCAGTGGTCTCTGCATCTGAAGGAGCTCTCAGTTGGAGCTGCTATGACTGCATTACATGTTTGGATTAATGACTTGTCTCGGGAATTGGAATCAGGGAAGGACCTTCCTCCACTTCTTGGAATTAATACTGGGCAAGGAAAACACAAGTATTCAGACAAAGGCTTGGCTACTGTATTTGAATCACATTTGAAGGAACTCAATGCTCCATTCTACGAGGCTTCAGATAACCCTGGTTGGTTTTTGGTTACAAAGCCAGCAGCCATATCATGGCTGGAATCTAGGGTTTCAACAGAATCAATTGCTAGTTTGAACACTCTGGCTTTAGGTGTTCCAGCAATGGCCCTTTAGTATCATGTTAATCTTTTCGGCTTTTTCCTATTCCTTTTGACGAGATTTTGTGCTGTATATATGTGCACGAAACTTCttctgaagaaaagaaatagcAACACATgctttcaatattattttctagtcCTAAATTGTTACTCCCAGTGCAATGCAAATATCTTGATTGAAATTATCAAAGAGCGGGCAAGGCATCTGAAACTTACTCGGCGAACACTgtttttgatgtatttttttcacattgaaattgaaataactgtaagttttatttattgttatagtAAGCGATTTGTTTTCATGGATTTGCTACCAAATTATTATTAGCACTGTTATTAAAAgatcaaaatgttaaaataactttgaaatGCTTTTTCTTAACTAAATAAGTTGAAATTCGGAGGACAACGATAATTTATGGGTTTTATATACAGagtaaatgaattaatatttatttgaatttcaaacttttaagttaattcaaattatttttttttctgttgacTACTGAAATTaactttataacttttttaatttattttgataaaacttGGGAGGAGcttattaaaatgtatttttttatatttcaattgtttaaaaactaaacctatatgaataattttttcataacttaatttataagtatttagttaaattacataattaaattcatcTTTGATTGATTGGTTGTTGAGAGTTTATTAAAATCCACTTATGTCAAGTATTTAATTTAGTACAATTAtggttaaataataatattttgatcaCTCTTATTTGATATGTAATGAAGttgtgatatataaaataataattgataaaatatcattataatttcAGATATAAAATCATGGATTGGTGGAagcaatatattataaataataaatattgttacaCTCTTATGTAACttcagaaattaaatttaatatagttcATCGATGAGTATATGGTCTGAGTCTCCATAGTCTCAGAAGGAAGGAAAATGGCTCAATCTTACCTTCTCAGCACTTGTTcatcttcttcgtcttcttcccCTTCTTCTTATGCCATCTATTATGGCAAACCCATCGCCATCACCACATCTATCTCATTCTCTCACTCTTCCCGCCATTTCAAACTTCTCAATTTTTCTTATCAACTCTCTCCTCTCCTctctaaacccaaaaccctgcTCCAAGCCACCAACACTCTACAAGACACAAAACTCGACGACCCAGTTGCAAAATCTCCATCTTTGTCGAAAAATTCCATCTGGGTCAATCCCAAAAGCCCCAGAGCCAAACAGCTTTGGAAGAATTCCAGTCATACCGTTTCGTCACCTCTCGCCAAACTCGCCAAGTCTCTGGATTCATGCAACCCCACCCGCGAACACGTCTCTGAAATCCTCAGCGTTTTAGGGGACGACGTTTCAGAACGCGATGCCGTCATTATTCTCAATGCCATGGTGAATCCCTACACTGCAGTTCTCGCTGTTGACTACTTCAAGCAGAAGATAAAACCTTCTAGTCACGTTATTCTCTACAACGTTACCCTGAAGCTGTTTAGAGAGGTAAAGGATTTTGAAGGAGCAGAGAagctgtttgatgaaatgcttCAAAGAGGGATCCACCCCAATCTCATTACTTTTTCAACTATGATTAGCTGCGCTTCCATGTGTTCTTTTCCACATAAGGCTGTGAAGTGGTTTGAGATGATGCCCACTTTCGGGTGTGAACCGGATAATAATTTGTCCTCGTCCATGATATATGTTTATGCAAGAACTGGTAATGCTGACATGGCTTTGAAACTGTACGATCAAGCAAAAGCAGAGCAATGGCATGTTGACACGGTGGTGTTCTCGGGGTTGATTAAGATGTTTGGGATGTCAGGGGATTACGATGAGTGCTTGAACGTTTACAATGATATGAAAGTTCTTGGTGCGAAGCCCAATTTGGTAACATATAATGCTCTGTTGTATGCCATGGGGAGAGCTAAGAGAGCCCGGGAAGCCAAAGCTATATATGAGGAGATGCTAGGTAATGGATTGTCACCAACTTGGCCTACCTACGCAGCTCTGTTACAAGCCTATTGTAGAGCCCGGTTCAGCAAGAATGcgatgagagtttacaaggaaatgaaggaaaaaggaaaggatATCGATGTAGTTCTTTATAACATGCTTTTTGACATGTGTGCAAATGTTGGTTGTATAGATGAAGCTGTTAAAATTTTTGAAGACATGAAAAGTTCTGGGACTTGTCGACCGGACAAATTTACATATGCATCTTTAATCAACATGTACTCTTGCCTTAGCAAAATTTCAGAGATGGAGGTCATGTTCAATGAAATGATGGAATCTGGATTTCAACCTGATGTAATAGTTCTTACATCACTTGTCCATTGCTATGGAAAAACCAAGCGAACTGATGATGTTGTAAAGGTATTTAATCAGCTCATGGATTTGGGCATCAGTCCTGATGGCCGCTTCTGCGATTGTCTTCTATATGCAATGTCCCAAGTACCAAAAGAAGAATCTGTTAAGCTCGCAGGTTGCATTGAGAAGGCTAATCCAATGCTTGGGTCTGTGTTAAggtatttgatgaaaaagcaTGAGGATGGTGAAAATTTTAGAAAGGAAGCATTAGAACTTTTTAACTCAACTGAACCTGATGTGAAAAAGTCCATGTGTAATTGTTTAATTGATCTTTGTGTGAACCTGGATGTGCCCGACAGAGCTCGTGACCTTTTGGATCTTGGGTTGACTCTTCGGATATATACTGATATACAGTCAAGATCTCAAGCTAAGTGGTCTCTGCATCTAAAGAGACTCTCAGTTGGAGCTGCTCTGACTGCCTTAAGTGTTTGGATAAATGACTTGTCTAAGGCTTTGGAGTTAGGGGAAGACCTTCCACCACTACTTGGAATCAACACTGGGCATGGGAAACACAGGCTTTCAGATAAAGCTTTGCCAACTGTTTTTGAATCATATCTGAAGGAACTTAAAGCTCCATTCCATAAGGCTGCCAATATGGATGGCTGGTTTTTGGCTACCAGTGAAGCAGCCACATCATGGCTGCAGTCCAGGGGTTCAACAGTGGCTCTTCCCCAATGAAATTGTTATTTAGTTTTAGGCAACCTTGTAGCATGTTGACTTTAAGCATTTTCCTATACAGTGGGAAAAAATTTTTGGTATTAagtagtttctgaattttttttggtTATGGATCTCTTACATTGTGAATGAAGAAGGCGGACTGATACTAATATCTTGAAAGCGCATATGAAAGTAATTACTTATTGGCTCTGGTGAATTTCTTACCCGAATGTTGTAGGATATTAGTAGTGTTGATTGAATAAAAATGGATACTGGAATTTGTTTTGACCTGGACAGGCAGCTGCACAGGGTGAAAATTGGTCTTGTGCTAGTTTGTTTTCTAAAGCCTTTCTTATTTTGGGAAGGTTGATGCGGCGCATGTTCCTACTTTGTTCTATATAAACAAAGTCTGGTGGTACCTTCTGTTCTATCTGAAAGCAGGTTTAGAGGGCCAGGATCTATATCTTCAAATTGAGGACCGCAAATTTAGGAGATGGTAGAGATCAACAAAGTGAAAACAgccaaacaatttttttattatggtacaaaaaacaatgaaaaggcTTAGCTCTGAGCTATGAATCAAGTGTCGTACTTCTTTCCACTTTCCAACTATACCAATTTTTCTATGTTTGGATCCATGTTTGTAACGTTAATTTTAAAGTGATGTGATTTCTGTTTAGATGTTTTTATCTCACTAGTAAagtttattataacttttttttttctaaacacaAAAGTCGCTTAAATTACATAGTTAAAATCAATTCTTTAACATATAGAATTAAACATATGAATACtcatctaaaattaaattaactagtaTATCCACATGCACCTGCTAAAGCTCAATATAAAACTGAAAAGAAGGTTGTGGTTGACCTTTACATTGAACGTGCTGGTTGACCTTTTTTGTCAATTGTTTAATCATGTGGGATTGACTTAGTTTATGGTTTGAGTGtactattattactattattataatcaataattaatccTGGACAACGGTTGGCAAATTAACGAATAAAGGGCTTTTGACTTTTGTTGAGAGAATAGTTTAGGAGATATGTGCTTGCAACTTCAAGTCCTACATGGACCTGAGTGCCTGTCCAGTCATCCCATTTTGGCTTTTCGACAGAATGGAACATAACTCTTCtgtaaattcttattttaaaagaagtCAATGAACAAAAGGAATGGTTTGCACGTTAATATTTTATCCAACTTAAGTTGACTCAGCTCTCTCCATATAATGGTGAGTccttgttcatttgattgtatgCAAAATGGGAAATTTTATGGCTTGCCACTCTCAACCAAAGAACCAAAACAGATATCCTCAAAGTGAAGGAAAAGAAGTAGAGGCTGATACCCCAGTGGCAGTTGAAAGGATGAAATCTGCTTCTAAAAAGCGTTACATAGTGGTGCGTAGGAAGCTGCAGCATGGGGAGGTTTACCAGCTTGCACCATTCATGTTGCAATCTGATATGCCTTTGGTACCTTGTTGGACGACTAACAACAGAAAGCTGAAGACTAGGAGTGTGAAGATTGTTGTGACTGCAGAAGAATTGGAATTGCTGTTACGTGGATCAAAGAAGTTCCAAGTCCAACGCAGAGTTGCTCGTGTCAAGCGAAGTTCTGGGTTGAGAGGGTGCCAAAAATGGTTTCCATCTCTGCCAACCATTCAAGAGGTGCATAACTACTAAACGATGGGAAGATTGTGCAGTGAAGTTTATTTGTAGTTTTTgcaaattttctgaaagatgCTAGGTTTTATTTGGTCAGTAAATTAAGGATGTTTTACCTGctcaactttttaaatatagCAGCAGGGGAAGAAAAAACAGAAGATTCGCAACGTacatccatttttttctcttataaatagtttttcatCCATAGAATATGTAGGAGTACTGAATGCGGTTGTTCATGTTCTTGGATTAACAATGAGAATgagatatttttcaattttcgttGCCTAAGAGATTGTACTAGTAGAAATTATCcactatattaatttattatctaataGTACATAATCTGCTTCTGCTTACTGATTTTTAGATATATCCTTAAATGCTCAATTATAACTGAGTTTACCGTCATAGTAGTTCGTACACTAAGTTTTTATACATTTTGGAATGATTCTCAAAATCATTCAGGATTCAAGAATCTTTGGCAAATAAGTTTTCTGATACACAAAATGCAGAAATGTAACTCAATTATTTTCCACGTGTTCATGATTTTCATCTCTCTAAAGGTACATTTGACAAACGTGAGTAGTATGTATGCAATACTCATGACAACAGCTCATAGGATGCCATTTAAATTTAGTGTATGCAGTATGTACAGAGTCAGCCTTCCCCAGTGGAACTTTATTTCAACATACTACCTCACtaaatacttgttttttttatttataaagaaaattcacAAAGATGCCATTGATTAATAAATTGCCTTCAGTTTCCCTAAGTAAAGGCTCTTCAATGATCTTTCATCATCCTgcagtatttttataaaaatgtatcaatAAATTTCTCAAGGAACAGATACAGGTTTTGGTCATTGAAAAGGATGAAGTTACAGAACCTTCTGGAGGAGTTTGAGCGTCTGATTTTCCTGTTATCATCTGATTTTATTGAAGCAGCCTCCTTGTCTCTAGCAGCTGCTTCCCTTTTCGTTTTCTTCCACTCTATTTCCATAGCCTTTGTCAGTGCATCGACTTTCTTTGTGAGCATCTGAAAACAAAAGCATATTTCCTATCTTCAGTTCTAAAATAATAAGGCGTAGGGTTGTGGGCATGGCTATTACTAGTAcctttatttcttcttctttggtttGCAAACTACTCTCTTTAATTTCACAAGACTTCCTCAAATTGATGACCTCTTTTTGAAGCTTATCATATAGGAAACCTGAGACCACGTCATTGGTGCCTAAATCATTACCATTATAGCTATTGCTTTTAGagtcttcatcatcttcaactgCGGTTTTAATTTGTGCTGCTTCTCTTTCATCGCTgcgtttatttgaatttatgctTGCATTCACCTgcatcttattttctttttcatcactGTCAACAACTTTATTTAGTGATGCCCATATTCCTTTCTTCAACAAGTTTTCTGCAGAACCACGTTTCTTTCTTAGAATGCTGCTCGGTAATAGGTTTGCAGTAACACTGTCGATGTTGTTTTTTACATTTGTCTTTGGGAACAAAGAGCTTCCAGCAGTAGATCCCCTTGGCTGTGATGTGGATCTGTTTCTCAGTCCACCACTGGTCGTTAGGAAGCTTAAGATGTTAGACTTTTCTGCTTTTGCAGACCCAGAATTTGAACTATTTGAGAAATGCTTTAAGCCTTCTTCTAGTGTTTTTAACCTCAGCTTCAGTTTATCCTGAAAAAAATACCAGATAACATTAGTTATCACTAAAAACTCTATCTGCACGGATTCATGAAAGGAAAAAGTTACCTTCAATTGTGACTCCGCCTTTGCTGTTCTCTCTGATATAGCCAGCTTTTCTTTCAAGCGTTGCATCTCTGCCTGCATGTGCATGGACATTCTTGATTGTGAAACTCTTTTGCTCACTCGAATCACCAAAACTTACAATAAAAATCCTATTTGAGTTGCGTTCTTCAACATTTTAAGGTACAGTTAGGAGTAGAAATTTTCTTATTCTTGATTAAACTTGggatctttttaattattttcttgttcATCGTAGTCTTGGATTTACTGAAGGAAAAGCTGTGTCACTAATAGAAGTAGTAGTATTTTTGGATTGAATAGGCAGAACCAGACGAGCTACAAAGAAGATTCTTATGGAAAATATACCTGCATTATCCTTCTCTCTTCTAACCATTGTTTGACAGGCATGACCTTGTCATTCTCGTCCTTCCACTCATTTGCCACAACTGTTGCAACTCTATTGGCTGAAACTTTTACTCTTGCTAGTTCCCTCTCCAGTGTCCTCTTCTCCTCCTGAAAATGTGTGTTAAATTATGTCACTAAGAGGATCAACCACAATGAAGAAATTCATCGTGTTCAAAATGGCATCAGCCATAAGAATTGTCTACCTGCAATTCAGAAATTTGTCTCTGATAATCGCGAACAGCATTAGCATTGACTCCACTGGATAAGATGACCTCCTCAAGTTCATGGATGGTTTGGCTAAGtttttcaacttccaaaatCTTTTGGCGATGCGTTTTCTCTAAGATTTTGTTCTCCTCCTGCTCATGGAAGGTTGTAATTTAGCCAAACACTTACACTTACTACAGAAACTACGTGTTATAATTGAATCATAAAAGGTATGCCTGGCAGATCTCAATCTGTCTCTTCAagtcaaaattttcattctgaACTTCCTCAACTATTAAAACTCTCTCCAGTGCAGTTCTTAAAATCTTCTCTGCTTCAAGCAACGCTGCCTCTTTTGACTTTGTGAGCCGTTCCAAAGCTTTCTTATCTTCTTGGAGAGCTGCAATCTGAATGCAAAATGAATGTTAGAATGGAGTCCTTGCAAGAGCCTCTTTGGTGGAAATTGAATTATTACAACCTCATTCCTAAACATCTTAATCTCAGCCTCAAGAGGAGTAATGACACTTTCAAGAGAAACAAAATCATCTTCCTTTTGATCTGCGTGTAACCTTCTAAGAGTGGCTTCTGCAGCATATTGTGCTGCCAATGCATCCTTCTTTTCCTCTGTCAGTTTCTTGATTTCTAGCTTCTGCATAAAATTGAGGCATATGCATTTTTAGAATTTACCACTGTTTAACACGGTTCCAAGTTTCAAGTGATATTAGTACCTTGTGTTTAAGATGATCTTGAGTAAGTCTAAGTCTCTCTTCCAGCTTACTCACTTCATTTCTCAGCTgcaattaaataatgataattgcAGCCATTGTTTAGTGACAGAGTTATAAACAAGTAGTGCAACTGAATCAGTTCAATGAAGAGTGAGAATGGCTAGATCGATCTAAAACAATTATCTGAATGAATCAACTAATCAGAATTAgctatcattttaaaataattattataaaattaacaaattgatGATTgccttttcatttaatttaaaattaatacctCTTCTATGGCCTTGTCCTTTTTAGCTTCAGTTGCCTTCAAGACCTTGATTTCACTTTGACAAGTTGCTAGTTCCTTGGccttttctgcataattttattgatgaaatgcagatttaaataaaacagataaaaaagaaattaattataataatttattcttcGTTTCTTGAGACATTATAATTAGCATACAATGAAACTTCGTTACATAACTTCTAtcaatattaaactttttaaatagtTTCAAACGGTAACGGAATCTAACAGTGGCAGCGAAAATGTAAATTTTGGACTTGTGGTTGGAAGACAGATCGGAAATAATGTACTTCTTTGTATTTTCCAAATGCATGTTTAACGTGATTTACTGTAAAAAAAGTTACGTTATTAGTGTACTTAATTTCAACATCCTATTTTAAATTGTTctcattgaaaaaaatatcctttttaatttttaaaacccCACCTGTATTGATtaatctttattcttttatatactataaataatatttatttagagtTTTCTAACggagataaatcaattttacaagagaaagaaagttttttcccactttaaaaaaaatacaaaatttagtgaaaatatacttaaattattttttgacatgTAACTAAACAAACGtatatactttttattgttCCCTTGTTAgtaattttttggtttaatgtttcaatacgTGTCTATTTTCattcagaatttcaaataggtcaTTTCTTTTTCGATGTTTCAATTGagtcttatttttgtaaaatttaatcaaataggatctttccgtcaaattgagataaCACCACTGagagtgtaattttttattgtgtaacattaaaaatgtgactgaattgtactttcttttaatttttgaattaaaaaatgaaatatacagaGTATACTTCATTtcttaattcaaaaattaaaaaactacaaTTCAGTCATATTTTCAATGTCACGTAACAAAAAACTACACGGTCAACGTACTCTTTTTAACGGCGTCATCTCGATTTGACGGAAATGtcatatttgattcaattttaagaaaataataactcAATTGAAACGTTGAAAAAgaaggacctatttgagattctggacgaaaataaaaaactattaagacattaaacttaattttttaagactCCTATTTCAAGAAATTAATACTATATGATGAAACTATTCAACCACAATGTTCATAAACtaagagaataaaagaagataGAGTTTCAAATGAAGAAATTCTCCTAACTTAGAAAGCAAAATATCGTAATTGTTTTCCTTTGCCTAATCTTGTAAAAACTGTAGAGATGTAaagtacatatttttttataactttttaaagatGTCGTAATTGTTTTACTTTATGTTTAGTTATATAGTTTAAtgctattttatattattatttaattgcaAAATACCGCTAGAatgatttttaagataaaaaaaaaatctcataattTGTTATAGGATTATggtaaaaaagtttttttattctgttaatttatatttttttgtctctCACTGATAACTATTTtgaccttattttttttttgaaattatgaaCAGAAGGAAGTAGCATTGTTGTGATAATCTTGataagaaagtttgaaaataagaaaacagtGTAAATAATGCataatttgtataataatatatatagttaattaaaaaagaaatgaagaataaaAGTTACAGTAAAAGTTAGTTAAAGTTAGTGTTTGTTTAAGGATGGAGGAACCAAAACTCCAGCTTGGAGGGTGTGAACGTGTGTATatgttaaacttaaaaaagtaataaagcTTTGTTTGTCTCAACATGCATTCAACCTCTTCCCAACTTATTTCCAAAAACATACCCAACCTCTTTAATGTTCTGCATGTGTTGTGCTTTCGTTCTAAATTTAGTTTTCACTCTCTTAACGTGAAAGCTACATTTTATTACTTCTACGTTCagtaaaatattattcacaGACACacttaaaaaagataattttatattaaaaaattcattttaaatttaattcaactttattaaaCTAACCTTAAAGTATTATTtacttgtatattataaatttgttaatatccaagtatacacatataaaatatgataCTAAACACTAATATAAATGATCATATAAATAGAATAATCCAACaacaataaattttactaaaataatctctaatttataattttaatatcgtgttaaaaaataaattttaaatctaatttaaccttgataaaatttatttataatattatatttacattattaatttacCTTAACAATATCATATAAGAAAAGTCATTTTTAAGGAATTATAAGTTAAAACTAATTTGTATTATCATTGTCTATGCTCGCtcaataagaaaacaaaac
Above is a genomic segment from Vigna radiata var. radiata cultivar VC1973A chromosome 10, Vradiata_ver6, whole genome shotgun sequence containing:
- the LOC106775113 gene encoding microtubule-associated protein 70-5 encodes the protein MVASEEFYCGEELPLVQPDPVRLQIDRFKNQLTEKAKELATCQSEIKVLKATEAKKDKAIEELRNEVSKLEERLRLTQDHLKHKKLEIKKLTEEKKDALAAQYAAEATLRRLHADQKEDDFVSLESVITPLEAEIKMFRNEIAALQEDKKALERLTKSKEAALLEAEKILRTALERVLIVEEVQNENFDLKRQIEICQEENKILEKTHRQKILEVEKLSQTIHELEEVILSSGVNANAVRDYQRQISELQEEKRTLERELARVKVSANRVATVVANEWKDENDKVMPVKQWLEERRIMQAEMQRLKEKLAISERTAKAESQLKDKLKLRLKTLEEGLKHFSNSSNSGSAKAEKSNILSFLTTSGGLRNRSTSQPRGSTAGSSLFPKTNVKNNIDSVTANLLPSSILRKKRGSAENLLKKGIWASLNKVVDSDEKENKMQVNASINSNKRSDEREAAQIKTAVEDDEDSKSNSYNGNDLGTNDVVSGFLYDKLQKEVINLRKSCEIKESSLQTKEEEIKMLTKKVDALTKAMEIEWKKTKREAAARDKEAASIKSDDNRKIRRSNSSRRMMKDH
- the LOC106775163 gene encoding pentatricopeptide repeat-containing protein At4g16390, chloroplastic gives rise to the protein MAQSYLLSTCSSSSSSSPSSYAIYYGKPIAITTSISFSHSSRHFKLLNFSYQLSPLLSKPKTLLQATNTLQDTKLDDPVAKSPSLSKNSIWVNPKSPRAKQLWKNSSHTVSSPLAKLAKSLDSCNPTREHVSEILSVLGDDVSERDAVIILNAMVNPYTAVLAVDYFKQKIKPSSHVILYNVTLKLFREVKDFEGAEKLFDEMLQRGIHPNLITFSTMISCASMCSFPHKAVKWFEMMPTFGCEPDNNLSSSMIYVYARTGNADMALKLYDQAKAEQWHVDTVVFSGLIKMFGMSGDYDECLNVYNDMKVLGAKPNLVTYNALLYAMGRAKRAREAKAIYEEMLGNGLSPTWPTYAALLQAYCRARFSKNAMRVYKEMKEKGKDIDVVLYNMLFDMCANVGCIDEAVKIFEDMKSSGTCRPDKFTYASLINMYSCLSKISEMEVMFNEMMESGFQPDVIVLTSLVHCYGKTKRTDDVVKVFNQLMDLGISPDGRFCDCLLYAMSQVPKEESVKLAGCIEKANPMLGSVLRYLMKKHEDGENFRKEALELFNSTEPDVKKSMCNCLIDLCVNLDVPDRARDLLDLGLTLRIYTDIQSRSQAKWSLHLKRLSVGAALTALSVWINDLSKALELGEDLPPLLGINTGHGKHRLSDKALPTVFESYLKELKAPFHKAANMDGWFLATSEAATSWLQSRGSTVALPQ